The stretch of DNA CAGTGCTATCAGCAGTGGGTCCGGGGCAGACAGTGCCGTTAGGCCCGCCGGCCCAGCCGCTGCTCGGCGGCGGCAATGACGGGCAGCGTTCGGAGGTAGGTGTCCGGGTTCAGGGACAGCGAATCGATGCCCTGGCCCACCAGGAATTCGGCGAGCTCCGGGTGGTTGCTTGGGCCTTGGCCGCAGATGCCGATCCGGATGCCTGCCGCATGGGCTTTGGAAATGGCCTCGGCGATCATGGCGCTGACGGCCGGATCCCGTTCGTCGAAGAGCCCCGCAAGCTGTTCGGAATCCCGGTCCACCCCCAGCACCAGCTGGGTGAGGTCGTTGGAGCCGATGGAGAAACCGTCGAACCGCCGGGCGAACTGGTCCGCCAGCACCACGTTCGACGGGATTTCGCACATCATGTAGAGCTGCAGTCCCGCTTCCCCTCGGACCAGGCCGTGGCTGGCCATGGCCTCGATCACCTGGTCGGCTTCGTGGACGGTGCGGCAGAAGGGGACCATCACGACGACGTTGGCGAAGCCGATCTGTTCGCGCACCCTTTTGAGGGCGCGGCATTCGAGGGCGAACCCTTCGCGGTAGTCCTCGCTGTAGTAGCGGGAGGCACCGCGGAACCCGAGCATGGGGTTTTCCTCGGGGTGTTCGAAGGACCGGCCGCCGATCAGGTGGCTGTACTCGTTGGACTTGAAATCGCTGAGCCTGACGATGACGGGCTTGGGATGGAACGGGGCAGCGATCTTGGCGATGCCGGTGGCCAGGGTGTCCACGAAGTATTCGCGGGGGTCGTCGTAGCCGCGGGTGAGCTGGCGGATGAGGGCGGCCTCGTCGTCGGCCACCCGCTCGGGATGGACCAGGGCCATGGGGTGGATGCGGATCAAATTGCTGATGATGAACTCCATCCGGGCAAGGCCAACGCCTGCAGCGGGAAGCCGCCACCATTTGAAAGCCGCGGCGGGGCTGCCGATGTTGACCATCACATCCGTCCGGGTGGCGGGCAGCCGGTCCATGTCGACGTCCTCCACCGTGTACTCCAGCAGCCCCTCGTAGACGCGGCCCTCCTCCCCTTCGGCGCAGGACAGGGTGATGGGGGCGCCGTGGGGCAGGGTGTCCGTGGCGTTGCCGGTTCCGACGACGGCCGGTACGCCCAGTTCACGGCTCACGATGGCTGCGTGGCTGGTGGGTCCGCCATGGTCCGTGACGATGCCGGCGGCACGCTTCATGACGGGAACCCAGTCCGGATCGGTCATCCGGGTGACCAGGACGGATCCGTCGGTGAATGACTCGATGTCCTT from Pseudarthrobacter chlorophenolicus A6 encodes:
- the ppsA gene encoding phosphoenolpyruvate synthase produces the protein MTAPSATSATRVHVKWFSDTGIGDIASVGGKNASLGELSRSLQPAGVKVPEGFATTADAYRSFLEHNGLEPRIRDCIAGYQEGRTTLRQAGAAIRELFLAAGFPDGIAAEIREHYRDLSQRAGQEQVPVAVRSSATAEDLPDASFAGQQETFLNVSGERAVLDACRRCYASLFTDRAISYRDIKGYGHLNVALSVGIQRMVRSDVGASGVMFSIDTESGFPHAVLISAAWGLGETVVQGTINPDKYQVFKPLLADNRFTPVIARETGAKERKMVYSHGGSALTRMVDTTERERTALVLTDAEAVLLARWATAVEQHYGRPMDMEWAKDGLTGELFMVQARPETVQARRSSSTFRTYHLQQQGHVLATGAAVGDSIAKGAVCVIRDAKDIESFTDGSVLVTRMTDPDWVPVMKRAAGIVTDHGGPTSHAAIVSRELGVPAVVGTGNATDTLPHGAPITLSCAEGEEGRVYEGLLEYTVEDVDMDRLPATRTDVMVNIGSPAAAFKWWRLPAAGVGLARMEFIISNLIRIHPMALVHPERVADDEAALIRQLTRGYDDPREYFVDTLATGIAKIAAPFHPKPVIVRLSDFKSNEYSHLIGGRSFEHPEENPMLGFRGASRYYSEDYREGFALECRALKRVREQIGFANVVVMVPFCRTVHEADQVIEAMASHGLVRGEAGLQLYMMCEIPSNVVLADQFARRFDGFSIGSNDLTQLVLGVDRDSEQLAGLFDERDPAVSAMIAEAISKAHAAGIRIGICGQGPSNHPELAEFLVGQGIDSLSLNPDTYLRTLPVIAAAEQRLGRRA